Proteins encoded in a region of the Pristis pectinata isolate sPriPec2 chromosome 16, sPriPec2.1.pri, whole genome shotgun sequence genome:
- the hm13 gene encoding minor histocompatibility antigen H13 isoform X2, with product MAGVEGPVMNDSAVNVTLNDTEAAVAANASAKFVATPEGTAVAYGSLVVMALLPIFFGALRSVNCAKAKNSSDMPETITSRDAARFPIIASCTLFGLYLFFKIFSQEYINLLLSMYFFILGILALSHTLSPAMNKVFPASLPNKQYQLLFTQGTGETKEEIVNYEFDTKDLVCLGFSSVIGVWYLLKKHWIANNLFGLAFALNGVELLHLNNVSTGCILLGGLFIYDVFWVFGTNVMVTVAKSFEAPIKLVFPQDLLEKGLAANNFAMLGLGDIVIPGIFIALLLRFDVSLKKNSRTYFYTSFLAYVFGLGLTIYIMHTFKHAQPALLYLVPACIGFPVIVAVVKGELTDMFRYEEKADLPDKATLDETKGDQKENKKEQ from the exons ATGGCGGGAGTTGAGGGCCCGGTGATGAACGACAGCGCCGTCAATGTCACTCTCAACGACACCGAGGCGGCGGTGGCCGCCAACGCCAGCGCCAAGTTCGTGGCGACTCCCGAGGGGACGGCCGTCGCCTACGGGAGCCTGGTGGTCATGGCGCTGCTGCCCATCTTCTTCGGGGCCCTGCGGTCGGTGAACTGCGCGAAGGCCAAG AATTCCAGTGATATGCCAGAGACCATTACAAGTCGAGATGCAGCCAGATTTCCCATCATTGCCAGCTGCACACTCTTTGGCCTTTATCTTTTTTTCAAA ATATTTTCGCAAGAGTACATCAATttgctcctatccatgtattttttCATACTTGGTATATTGGCTTTGTCTCACACTTTGAG TCCAGCTATGAATAAAGTATTTCCTGCAAGCCTACCAAACAAACAGTACCAGCTGCTTTTTACTCAGGGAACAGGGGAAACCAAGGAGG AAATCGTCAACTATGAATTTGATACCAAAGATCTTGTCTGTTTGGGTTTTAGCAGTGTGATTGGAGTCTGGTACTTACTGAAAAAG CATTGGATTGCCAACAATTTGTTTGGATTAGCATTTGCTCTCAATGGTGTTGAGCTGCTCCATCTCAACAATGTGAGCACAGGGTGCATTCTCCTTGGTGGGCTTTTTATCTATGATGTATTCTGG GTGTTTGGCACGAATGTCATGGTAACTGTTGCCAAATCATTTGAGGCACCAATTAAAT tGGTGTTTCCTCAAGATCTTCTTGAGAAAGGACTTGCAGCCAATAATTTTGCAATGCTTGGCTTGGGGGATATCGTCATTCCAG GCATCTTCATTGCCCTTCTGCTTCGTTTTGATGTGAG TTTGAAGAAGAATAGTCGAACGTACTTCTACACCAGCTTCTTGGCTTACGTCTTTGGTCTTGGACTTACCATATATATAATGCACACTTTCAAGCATGCACAA CCTGCTCTACTGTACTTGGTACCTGCTTGCATTGGATTCCCAGTCATTGTTGCTGTGGTTAAAGGAGAACTTACTGACATGTTCAG